One window of the Desmospora profundinema genome contains the following:
- a CDS encoding YwbE family protein, translating to MDGRQRRLIQPGQTVDIVLKHDQRTGKRTRGVVKEILTRSATHPHGIKVRLTDGQVGRVKEILDHGQE from the coding sequence ATGGACGGCAGGCAGCGCCGTTTGATTCAGCCGGGTCAGACGGTGGATATTGTACTGAAACACGATCAACGAACGGGTAAACGGACCCGTGGCGTGGTGAAGGAGATTTTGACCCGTTCCGCAACCCATCCCCATGGGATCAAGGTTCGTCTGACTGATGGCCAGGTAGGCAGGGTAAAGGAAATTCTGGACCATGGACAGGAGTGA
- a CDS encoding MGDG synthase family glycosyltransferase translates to MDRMAWSSGLTGQGKETPGTAWNRNKNVLFVSESFGSGHTRAAQALAKGIRATDGEVRVQLVELGRELRPQVNQALVYSYLGMIQKAPGLWRRMYGKHDGRSFPRWIQWCLYQTLYSSLADYIADFRPQVIVSTHPFASAGVARLKKEGLPVRLCTVITDFCAHGSWVNPEVDLYLVPHQGMEEQLAAMGVDRKKVAVTGIPTDSRFWISHSKEEARNKLGIHHMPTVLIMGGGFGMGRTEELVATVAKWRERLQIIVCTGYNQKLRQALSSRPECDHPHIRITGFTREMADWMDAADVLLTKPGGMTCTEAIVKGKPLLLFGSIPGQEEGNGRFMVDQGLAHQAADKVEVNAWLAHWLAHPECLDPMRKRMMEWRWNIHPSKSIRAVLGQLVPPYTGS, encoded by the coding sequence ATGGATCGCATGGCTTGGTCAAGCGGTCTGACGGGACAAGGAAAAGAGACACCGGGTACGGCCTGGAACAGAAACAAAAATGTACTTTTTGTTTCCGAAAGCTTCGGATCGGGGCATACACGTGCCGCTCAGGCGTTGGCCAAAGGGATCCGGGCCACGGACGGAGAGGTTCGGGTGCAGTTGGTGGAGCTGGGAAGAGAGCTGCGCCCCCAAGTGAACCAAGCCCTGGTGTATTCCTATCTGGGCATGATCCAAAAAGCTCCCGGTTTATGGCGGCGGATGTATGGAAAGCATGATGGCCGTTCTTTTCCCCGTTGGATCCAATGGTGCCTGTACCAGACGCTGTATTCCAGCTTGGCGGATTACATCGCAGACTTTAGGCCACAGGTGATTGTTTCGACTCATCCCTTCGCCAGCGCAGGGGTGGCCCGATTAAAGAAAGAGGGATTGCCGGTTCGACTCTGCACGGTCATCACCGATTTTTGTGCTCACGGTTCTTGGGTAAACCCGGAGGTGGATCTCTACTTGGTTCCTCATCAGGGAATGGAGGAACAGTTGGCCGCCATGGGAGTGGATCGAAAAAAAGTGGCGGTTACGGGCATCCCCACCGACAGCCGTTTCTGGATAAGCCATAGCAAGGAAGAAGCCCGGAATAAACTGGGCATTCACCACATGCCGACCGTTCTCATCATGGGAGGCGGCTTTGGTATGGGCCGCACGGAGGAGTTGGTGGCCACGGTGGCCAAATGGCGCGAACGCCTGCAGATCATCGTCTGTACCGGGTACAACCAGAAGCTTCGGCAAGCGTTGTCCAGTCGTCCGGAGTGCGACCATCCCCATATCCGGATCACGGGGTTTACGAGGGAAATGGCCGATTGGATGGATGCTGCCGATGTGCTTCTGACAAAGCCGGGGGGAATGACTTGCACGGAAGCGATCGTCAAGGGAAAACCCTTGTTGCTGTTCGGATCCATTCCCGGACAAGAGGAAGGAAACGGCCGATTCATGGTGGATCAAGGTTTGGCACACCAAGCGGCTGATAAAGTGGAAGTGAATGCGTGGTTGGCTCACTGGCTGGCTCATCCCGAATGCTTGGATCCCATGCGGAAGCGGATGATGGAGTGGCGCTGGAACATCCATCCCTCCAAAAGCATCCGAGCGGTGTTGGGCCAGCTGGTTCCGCCCTACACGGGATCTTAA
- a CDS encoding FecCD family ABC transporter permease: protein MSQPVLHRPTRRWAGLVWGTAAMALSMLASVKWGWTQIDWTSLFTAYTTDTPTREQLVVQSTRVPRALIAASVGASLAMAGALMQALTRNPLASPGIFGINAGAAFFVVAATSFFTVSSLQSYTWIAFAGAAVAGLMVTLLGSSGRTGLTPIKLTLAGAAMTALFSTLTQGILVMDQRTLEEVLLWLSGSIVGRKVETLLSVLPFFAAAWILTLALSSPITTLVIGEDVAKGLGQRTAWVKAGAALCVVLLAGGAVAVAGPISLVGLLVPHIARILVGYDYRWVIPYCFVLGGTFLLLADIGARYLIMPGGPVMAWLTGTGAKVSVDEVPVGVITALLGVPFFITIARRSLSH, encoded by the coding sequence ATGTCGCAGCCTGTCTTGCATCGTCCAACCCGCCGTTGGGCGGGGTTGGTGTGGGGGACTGCCGCCATGGCACTGTCCATGCTGGCCAGTGTCAAATGGGGGTGGACCCAGATCGACTGGACGTCCCTTTTTACCGCCTACACCACCGACACCCCCACTCGGGAACAGTTGGTGGTTCAATCCACCCGGGTTCCCCGTGCACTGATCGCCGCCTCCGTGGGAGCCAGTTTAGCCATGGCTGGGGCATTGATGCAAGCGTTGACACGAAACCCTTTGGCATCGCCCGGTATTTTCGGTATCAACGCGGGGGCCGCTTTTTTCGTAGTGGCGGCCACCTCCTTTTTTACCGTTAGTTCTCTTCAATCCTACACCTGGATTGCTTTTGCGGGGGCAGCCGTGGCCGGTTTGATGGTCACTTTGCTCGGCTCTTCGGGCAGGACGGGACTTACCCCGATCAAACTGACACTGGCCGGTGCAGCGATGACCGCCCTTTTCTCCACCTTGACCCAAGGGATCCTGGTGATGGACCAGCGGACCCTGGAAGAAGTGTTGCTGTGGTTGTCAGGATCGATCGTAGGAAGAAAAGTGGAAACCCTGCTGTCCGTTCTCCCCTTCTTCGCGGCGGCCTGGATTCTGACACTGGCTCTTTCTTCCCCGATCACCACCCTGGTCATAGGAGAAGATGTGGCAAAGGGATTGGGGCAGCGTACCGCTTGGGTCAAAGCGGGAGCCGCGTTATGCGTGGTCTTGCTGGCCGGGGGAGCCGTGGCCGTAGCGGGACCGATCAGCTTGGTCGGCTTGTTGGTTCCCCACATCGCTCGCATTTTGGTCGGATATGACTACCGGTGGGTAATCCCCTACTGTTTTGTATTGGGGGGGACCTTTCTGCTGCTGGCAGACATCGGCGCCCGCTACTTGATCATGCCGGGAGGGCCTGTTATGGCATGGCTGACGGGGACAGGGGCCAAGGTCTCCGTCGATGAAGTGCCGGTGGGTGTCATCACCGCCCTCTTGGGCGTTCCGTTCTTTATCACCATCGCCCGAAGGAGTTTATCCCATTGA
- a CDS encoding IDEAL domain-containing protein — METLLSRFQDGDWVKGKTINDELFQGYIESINLHQNTAKVRIIQSDNRQMVGKLSISTLDQLKHHEDTALNQEGHLLNFIDMALTTHDKEWFLQLTDSLKELQR; from the coding sequence ATGGAAACGTTGCTTTCCAGATTTCAAGACGGGGACTGGGTGAAAGGGAAAACCATTAACGACGAACTGTTTCAAGGATATATCGAATCTATCAATCTTCATCAAAATACAGCCAAGGTTCGGATTATCCAGTCAGATAACCGGCAAATGGTCGGCAAACTGTCCATCAGTACCCTCGACCAGCTGAAACACCACGAGGATACGGCTCTTAACCAAGAAGGACATTTGCTTAATTTTATCGACATGGCCCTTACCACCCATGACAAGGAATGGTTCCTACAATTAACCGATTCCCTGAAGGAACTGCAACGCTGA
- a CDS encoding FecCD family ABC transporter permease — MKYPISIRSPIASFLLDRRAPWVWLALLLANGALFTVNLGSGELSIPPLDVWLALLGQGSSADQMILHSLRLPRVVTACLVGIAMGTAGALFQGVMRNPLASPDIIGVTGGASVAAVAVLTFTGSGGGGWLPLAAFGGGAAAAALIYILAWKEGVSPLRLVLIGIGIQTAAQGLTTLFLILSPIHTTSQAMVWLTGSIYASSWSTVYNLLPWLTVFLPLAWLLTRPLNLLQLGDPVAVGLGGAIQWHRFAITLTGVALAAAAVSVAGPIGFVGLMAPHIARLLTGPAYGSMLPAAALTGSMLVMAADWVARIAFSPLDLPAGLFTAVLGAPFLLVLLLRSDRHST, encoded by the coding sequence TTGAAATATCCGATCTCCATCCGATCTCCGATCGCTTCCTTCCTCCTGGACCGCCGGGCGCCATGGGTATGGTTGGCCCTCCTGCTCGCCAACGGTGCGTTGTTCACCGTCAATCTGGGAAGCGGAGAATTATCCATCCCGCCGCTGGACGTATGGTTGGCATTGCTCGGCCAGGGATCATCCGCCGACCAGATGATTCTCCACAGCCTGCGCCTGCCCCGAGTGGTCACCGCCTGTCTGGTCGGGATCGCCATGGGAACCGCCGGCGCACTGTTTCAAGGGGTGATGCGAAATCCTCTGGCCTCCCCAGATATTATCGGCGTCACCGGCGGCGCATCAGTGGCGGCGGTGGCTGTTCTCACATTCACAGGCTCCGGCGGAGGGGGCTGGCTCCCGCTGGCCGCCTTCGGGGGTGGAGCCGCGGCGGCGGCTTTGATCTACATCTTGGCATGGAAAGAAGGGGTCTCTCCCCTTCGCCTGGTTTTGATCGGAATCGGCATCCAGACGGCAGCACAAGGCTTAACCACCCTGTTTTTAATCTTAAGCCCGATCCATACTACCAGCCAGGCAATGGTTTGGCTGACCGGCAGCATCTATGCCAGCTCCTGGTCCACCGTCTACAACCTATTGCCTTGGTTGACCGTCTTTCTGCCCCTCGCCTGGCTGTTGACCAGACCGCTCAACTTGTTGCAGTTAGGGGATCCGGTGGCAGTCGGATTAGGCGGGGCCATCCAATGGCACCGCTTCGCCATCACTCTCACCGGTGTCGCCCTGGCGGCGGCAGCCGTATCGGTCGCTGGGCCCATCGGTTTTGTCGGGTTGATGGCCCCCCACATTGCCCGGTTATTAACCGGTCCCGCCTATGGAAGCATGTTGCCCGCCGCTGCCCTTACCGGATCGATGCTCGTGATGGCGGCGGATTGGGTCGCTCGGATCGCTTTTAGTCCGTTAGACCTGCCGGCGGGACTCTTCACCGCTGTGCTGGGGGCTCCGTTTCTGCTGGTCCTCCTGCTGCGGAGCGACCGTCACTCCACCTGA
- a CDS encoding (2Fe-2S)-binding protein, with protein MKDAAVLENRFRWSFESGQQMGDIPAVSLLEPTSRKQLLDQWRERIGTQEWSVAASMLAKRYTAMIMPGWLFTLSRLNRVIPVTPQRWLFRFGDGWDVRLILPADTQTNAPVSSRERESWRQQATAAFFCNHLSPFFHALSDHLSPSVSWESALSYLYYYYESWEREAETEEERKRLREDFLFLTQRNNPWIDGRTPNPLSIPFRLISPPEDEGEPLRLRRTCCLYYRLPEAGCCSNCPRRRHDLEPSHATRTLAEKKG; from the coding sequence ATGAAAGATGCCGCTGTACTGGAAAACCGGTTCCGCTGGTCATTTGAATCCGGGCAACAAATGGGAGACATTCCTGCCGTTTCATTGTTGGAACCAACGAGCCGTAAGCAACTGTTGGATCAGTGGCGGGAGCGAATCGGAACCCAGGAATGGAGCGTCGCCGCCTCTATGCTGGCCAAACGATACACCGCCATGATCATGCCGGGATGGTTGTTTACTCTCAGCCGGTTAAACCGGGTCATCCCCGTAACCCCACAGCGGTGGCTCTTCCGTTTCGGCGACGGTTGGGATGTCCGGCTCATCCTGCCCGCCGATACGCAGACAAACGCCCCCGTTTCCTCCCGAGAACGGGAATCTTGGCGGCAACAGGCGACTGCCGCCTTCTTCTGCAACCACTTGTCCCCTTTCTTCCATGCCCTATCGGACCATCTCTCCCCGTCCGTATCATGGGAGAGTGCCCTCAGCTACCTGTATTACTACTATGAAAGTTGGGAACGGGAAGCAGAAACGGAGGAGGAGCGGAAACGCCTACGGGAAGATTTCCTCTTTCTCACCCAGCGGAACAATCCCTGGATCGATGGAAGAACTCCCAACCCGCTTTCCATCCCGTTTCGCCTGATCTCGCCTCCGGAAGACGAAGGGGAGCCTCTCCGGCTCAGACGAACCTGCTGCCTGTATTACCGTCTGCCGGAGGCCGGTTGTTGCAGCAACTGTCCCCGTCGCAGACACGACCTGGAACCTTCCCATGCCACACGTACGCTGGCGGAGAAAAAGGGATGA
- a CDS encoding ABC transporter substrate-binding protein — protein sequence MKGLIWKRLIAVVFALSLIVAGCSSPATGDEANSDPGGEKERVVKHAMGETTIEGTPERVVVLTNDAVDDALALGVKPIGAVQSWIGDPWYDFIANDMEGVELVGEEVQPNLEKIASLKPDLIIGSKVRHEKIYDQLSEIAPTVFSETVGHVWKENFQLYAEAMGKNEEADQKLKDWNQKVEEFQSKYKDKLDTKVSIVRFLPGMVRIHHNGFPDSVVAEAGLDRPKSQQSEEFASEVTEERIPDMDGDILFVLTFEEGDGEASELKEEWMDKPLFKKLDVVKKGNVHEADDIFWNLSGGILGAEKMLEDLESVLEKYKK from the coding sequence ATGAAGGGACTTATCTGGAAACGTTTGATTGCGGTTGTGTTTGCGCTCTCATTGATCGTAGCGGGGTGTTCTTCTCCAGCCACCGGGGATGAGGCAAACTCTGATCCAGGCGGGGAAAAAGAGCGTGTGGTAAAACACGCCATGGGTGAAACGACGATCGAAGGGACGCCGGAGCGGGTGGTGGTTCTGACCAATGACGCTGTCGATGATGCGTTGGCTCTGGGGGTAAAACCGATCGGAGCAGTCCAATCCTGGATCGGAGACCCTTGGTACGACTTTATCGCCAATGACATGGAAGGGGTGGAGTTGGTAGGAGAAGAAGTGCAGCCGAACTTGGAAAAAATCGCTTCTTTAAAACCGGATTTAATTATCGGAAGCAAGGTGCGCCACGAAAAGATCTATGATCAACTCTCCGAAATCGCTCCTACCGTTTTCAGTGAAACCGTCGGTCACGTCTGGAAAGAGAATTTCCAATTGTACGCGGAAGCGATGGGGAAAAATGAGGAAGCAGACCAGAAACTGAAGGATTGGAATCAAAAGGTGGAAGAATTCCAATCCAAGTATAAGGACAAGCTGGACACGAAAGTTTCCATCGTTCGTTTCCTTCCGGGAATGGTACGGATCCATCATAATGGGTTCCCGGATTCGGTGGTGGCGGAAGCGGGCTTGGACCGGCCCAAATCCCAGCAATCGGAGGAGTTTGCCAGTGAAGTGACGGAGGAGCGGATTCCGGATATGGACGGGGACATCCTGTTTGTCCTCACCTTTGAAGAAGGGGACGGGGAAGCGTCCGAGTTGAAGGAAGAGTGGATGGATAAACCGCTGTTTAAGAAATTGGATGTAGTGAAGAAAGGAAATGTCCACGAAGCGGATGATATCTTCTGGAACCTGTCCGGCGGCATACTCGGGGCGGAAAAGATGCTGGAGGATCTGGAATCGGTCTTGGAAAAATACAAAAAGTAA
- a CDS encoding acyltransferase family protein, with protein sequence MGGDGSIRGMGLFLLLSGFILFTRYRERIGEKPVAWTFLFKRWIRIVPPYWYILIPMLPFASTFTGRDLEASQVWKSLLLLPQEHPIHPLSGVLSHLLLFYLVFAVVLMLGRGRGTVFLSGWFMLVLINFSSGLLDNHWVTQWIFSKYHLYFFVGGFIAYLVHKVEIPAPVPLMILGGAGLAFAWANADRQWLPLDDTFTYGIPVATILLGLALVQTRINPSLPRLLNGLGDSAYMIFLTHIPTLTLLFHAAVHWGMIDRLGFAWTHAAAAGLAVGIGCLLHACVERPLFTLLQMNQKEPKPASQTATS encoded by the coding sequence ATGGGGGGAGATGGTTCGATCCGGGGCATGGGACTTTTTTTGCTCCTGAGCGGGTTCATTTTGTTCACCCGGTATCGGGAGCGGATCGGAGAAAAACCGGTCGCATGGACGTTCCTGTTTAAACGTTGGATTCGGATTGTCCCTCCTTATTGGTATATCCTGATTCCGATGCTTCCTTTCGCCTCCACTTTTACGGGGCGGGATTTGGAAGCGTCCCAGGTGTGGAAGAGTTTGTTGCTTCTTCCGCAGGAGCACCCGATTCACCCTCTGTCGGGCGTATTATCCCATCTTCTTTTGTTTTACCTGGTGTTTGCCGTCGTGCTCATGCTGGGCAGGGGGAGAGGGACGGTGTTCCTCTCCGGTTGGTTCATGCTGGTTCTGATTAACTTCTCCAGTGGATTGCTGGACAATCATTGGGTAACCCAATGGATTTTCAGCAAGTATCATCTCTACTTTTTTGTGGGAGGGTTTATCGCCTATCTGGTACACAAGGTGGAAATTCCGGCTCCCGTACCTTTAATGATCCTGGGCGGGGCGGGCTTGGCTTTTGCATGGGCCAACGCTGACCGTCAATGGCTTCCCCTTGACGATACGTTTACCTATGGCATTCCGGTGGCCACGATCTTGTTGGGGCTGGCCCTGGTCCAAACGCGGATCAATCCTTCCCTGCCACGGCTATTGAACGGGCTGGGCGATTCGGCTTATATGATTTTCCTTACCCATATCCCCACACTGACGTTACTCTTTCATGCCGCTGTCCATTGGGGGATGATCGATCGACTGGGTTTCGCTTGGACCCATGCGGCAGCAGCAGGACTGGCGGTGGGAATCGGCTGTTTATTGCATGCTTGTGTAGAACGCCCGTTGTTTACGCTCCTTCAGATGAATCAAAAGGAACCCAAACCCGCTTCTCAGACAGCCACTTCGTAA
- a CDS encoding ABC transporter ATP-binding protein — MTAGLQTEALTLGYGGKPVIQKLNLSIPKGKVTVFVGSNGCGKSTLLRSLARLLKPREGTVWLDGKDIARQSTKKTARKLAILPQGPTAPEGLTVLQLAKQGRYPHQSWLQQWTEEDERMVRWALDVTQMTPHADRSVDSLSGGQRQRAWIAMTLAQGTDTLLLDEPTTYLDMTHQIEVLDLLFNLNRVEKRTVVMVLHDLNLAARYADHMVAIRQGRVHAQGAPEAILTPALAREVFEVDCRIIPDPLFGTPMLIPYGQGRMLSPKTLMGTGS, encoded by the coding sequence ATGACAGCCGGTTTGCAAACAGAAGCCTTGACACTGGGTTACGGCGGTAAACCCGTCATCCAGAAATTGAACCTGTCCATTCCCAAAGGAAAGGTAACCGTATTCGTCGGTAGCAACGGCTGCGGGAAATCCACCCTGTTACGCTCGTTGGCCCGTCTGCTGAAACCGAGGGAAGGAACGGTCTGGTTGGACGGAAAGGACATCGCCCGCCAATCCACCAAAAAAACGGCCCGTAAGTTAGCCATTCTGCCCCAAGGGCCTACCGCACCGGAAGGACTAACCGTCCTGCAGCTGGCCAAACAAGGAAGATACCCCCACCAGAGTTGGCTGCAGCAGTGGACCGAAGAGGACGAACGCATGGTCCGATGGGCTCTGGATGTCACACAAATGACTCCGCACGCAGATCGGAGCGTCGATTCCCTGTCCGGCGGACAGCGGCAACGGGCCTGGATCGCCATGACTCTCGCCCAGGGAACTGATACCCTGTTACTGGATGAGCCCACCACCTACCTGGATATGACCCACCAAATTGAAGTGCTGGACCTTCTGTTTAATCTCAACCGGGTGGAAAAGCGGACAGTGGTGATGGTGCTTCATGATCTCAACCTGGCTGCCCGCTACGCGGATCACATGGTGGCTATCCGCCAGGGACGCGTCCATGCCCAGGGAGCTCCCGAAGCGATCCTCACGCCCGCTCTGGCACGGGAGGTATTCGAAGTCGACTGCCGAATCATCCCGGATCCCCTGTTTGGCACCCCGATGTTGATTCCCTATGGACAGGGAAGAATGTTATCCCCGAAAACTCTCATGGGAACGGGGAGTTGA
- a CDS encoding O-antigen ligase family protein, whose amino-acid sequence MELDSRQPLMERWIQFLYFSILISPILPAVVLLALGLAAPFLLKGKWVVRGWPEGVFLGFLVLSAIGWAFNPFLLFGWLPVGLIPIVMFGLYYLLTLWVKEGLSWSWRQVERMYLLFWLGGIYVALVTIFQRIDWIPTEKNTLFYILGFYPMQQAESVRSIGTASNSNLAAALLICLALMSIYASSVLSKRSHQVAAFATFFLFCTAIWCTGSRGAWVGLVIGLLVQVWMTGNRKRAVLLFIGLVVFGLIIYTNKTLIPREETLFATAEVRIFVWQNSYQIFSESWLFGVLPLHFGHLFEEMTGRYLFHAHNVFLGIASEFGVLGLILFLSLIVVTTHRARRWRKSANSKEEKRLAGMLISVVFALLGHGMYDYPIIAPQIGLIFMLAVIMIHTQYERRCLHKPDWTCQPSKMADGQDSEQTASFGSSR is encoded by the coding sequence TTGGAACTTGACTCGCGACAACCGCTAATGGAGCGTTGGATACAGTTTTTATATTTCTCAATCTTGATTTCTCCCATTTTACCTGCGGTGGTACTGCTGGCCCTGGGTTTGGCGGCTCCGTTTTTGCTGAAAGGGAAATGGGTGGTCCGTGGTTGGCCCGAAGGGGTCTTTCTCGGCTTTTTGGTCCTTTCCGCAATTGGCTGGGCATTCAACCCGTTTCTTTTATTCGGATGGCTGCCGGTGGGACTGATTCCCATCGTCATGTTTGGTTTGTATTATTTATTAACCCTTTGGGTAAAGGAAGGGCTGTCTTGGTCTTGGCGTCAAGTGGAGCGGATGTACCTTCTCTTTTGGCTGGGGGGAATCTATGTAGCGTTGGTTACGATTTTCCAGCGGATTGATTGGATTCCCACGGAAAAAAATACGCTCTTTTATATTCTCGGCTTTTATCCCATGCAGCAGGCGGAGTCCGTCCGCAGTATCGGTACGGCCTCTAATTCCAATTTGGCGGCGGCCTTGTTGATCTGTCTCGCCTTAATGAGTATTTACGCCTCTTCTGTATTGTCCAAACGTTCCCATCAAGTGGCGGCTTTTGCAACCTTTTTTTTGTTTTGTACCGCGATTTGGTGTACCGGATCCCGCGGCGCGTGGGTGGGTCTGGTAATCGGGCTGTTGGTCCAGGTGTGGATGACGGGGAACCGGAAGCGGGCGGTGCTGCTTTTTATCGGCTTGGTTGTCTTCGGCCTGATCATCTATACCAATAAAACCTTGATTCCCAGGGAAGAAACCTTGTTTGCAACGGCGGAAGTCCGGATATTCGTCTGGCAGAATTCATACCAAATCTTTTCCGAAAGCTGGCTGTTCGGGGTGCTGCCTCTTCACTTCGGCCATCTGTTTGAAGAGATGACGGGTCGTTATCTGTTTCATGCCCATAACGTGTTTTTGGGAATCGCCAGTGAATTTGGGGTGTTGGGGCTGATCCTCTTTCTGAGCCTGATTGTGGTTACCACCCACCGGGCACGGCGATGGAGAAAGTCCGCCAATTCCAAAGAAGAAAAACGGTTGGCAGGTATGCTCATCTCGGTGGTGTTCGCCCTGTTGGGTCACGGGATGTACGATTATCCCATCATCGCCCCGCAAATCGGTCTGATCTTTATGTTGGCTGTTATTATGATCCATACACAGTATGAGCGACGTTGCCTGCATAAACCGGACTGGACCTGTCAACCGTCGAAGATGGCCGATGGGCAAGACTCTGAGCAAACGGCGTCATTCGGGTCTTCGAGGTGA
- a CDS encoding ABC-F family ATP-binding cassette domain-containing protein: protein MIQVQGVGLAYGGRKLFEDVNIKFTPGNCYGLIGANGAGKSTFLKILSGEVEPNKGEVILTSGQRLAVLKQDHFQYEEHPVLETVVMGHERLYQIMKEKDALYAKPDFSDEDGVRAAELEGEFAELNGWEAEAEAAQLLSGLGISEELHDKKMKELEGNDKVKVLLAQALFGQPDILLLDEPTNHLDIQAIRWLEDFLLNFDNTVIVVSHDRHFLNTVCTHMADIDFGEIKLYVGNYDFWFESSQLAQQMAKEKNKKIDEKRKQLEAFIARFSSNKSKARQATSRKKLLEKLTLEDIQPSSRRYPFIKFQPEREAGNDLLRVEGLSKAVDGLPVLKNVSFTINKGDKVAFVGPDGLAKTTLFQVLADEQEADEGEYHWGITTSRAYFPKDHNAFFDGVDLTLVDWLRQYSVDQSETFIRGFLGRMLFSGEEVMKKADVLSGGEKVRCLLARMMLSGANVLILDEPTNHLDMEAITALNKGLEEFPGTILFTSHDHQLIHSVANRIMEITPQGLVDKQTTYDEYLEDPSLQEKIKGMYV, encoded by the coding sequence ATGATTCAAGTACAAGGAGTAGGCCTGGCTTACGGCGGGCGTAAACTGTTTGAGGATGTTAATATCAAATTCACACCCGGAAACTGTTATGGTTTGATCGGAGCCAACGGTGCCGGTAAATCTACTTTTCTTAAAATCCTCTCCGGTGAAGTGGAACCCAACAAGGGAGAGGTGATCCTTACTTCCGGCCAGCGGCTGGCGGTGTTGAAGCAGGATCATTTCCAATACGAAGAGCATCCGGTATTGGAAACGGTGGTGATGGGGCATGAACGTCTCTATCAGATTATGAAGGAGAAGGATGCCCTGTACGCCAAACCGGATTTTTCCGATGAAGACGGGGTGCGGGCAGCGGAATTGGAAGGGGAATTCGCCGAGTTGAACGGCTGGGAAGCCGAAGCGGAAGCGGCCCAACTCTTGTCTGGTCTCGGCATTTCGGAAGAGCTTCATGATAAAAAGATGAAAGAGCTGGAGGGCAACGACAAGGTGAAGGTGCTGTTGGCCCAAGCCTTGTTCGGCCAGCCGGACATCCTGCTGCTGGACGAACCGACCAACCACCTGGATATTCAGGCGATCCGCTGGTTGGAAGATTTTCTCCTCAACTTTGACAACACCGTCATTGTCGTTTCTCACGACCGTCATTTCCTCAATACGGTCTGTACGCATATGGCGGATATCGACTTTGGCGAAATCAAGCTGTATGTGGGCAATTACGATTTCTGGTTTGAGTCCAGTCAACTGGCGCAGCAGATGGCCAAAGAGAAGAACAAGAAGATCGATGAGAAACGGAAGCAATTGGAAGCTTTCATCGCACGCTTCAGCAGCAACAAATCAAAGGCCCGGCAGGCCACATCCCGCAAGAAACTGCTGGAGAAACTGACTCTGGAGGACATACAGCCTTCCTCCCGCCGCTATCCCTTTATCAAATTTCAGCCGGAACGGGAAGCGGGCAATGACCTGTTGCGGGTGGAAGGGCTCTCCAAAGCGGTGGATGGCCTACCGGTGCTGAAAAATGTCTCGTTTACCATCAACAAGGGAGACAAAGTGGCTTTCGTCGGACCCGACGGGTTGGCGAAGACGACGCTGTTTCAGGTCTTGGCCGATGAACAGGAAGCGGATGAGGGAGAATATCATTGGGGAATCACCACCTCCCGGGCTTATTTTCCCAAAGACCACAACGCCTTCTTTGACGGTGTGGATCTGACTCTGGTGGATTGGTTACGCCAATACTCAGTTGATCAGTCGGAAACTTTCATTCGGGGCTTCCTGGGCCGCATGCTATTCTCCGGTGAGGAAGTGATGAAGAAAGCCGATGTTTTATCCGGGGGTGAAAAAGTACGGTGCCTGTTGGCGCGTATGATGCTCTCCGGCGCCAACGTATTGATTCTGGATGAACCGACCAACCACCTGGATATGGAAGCGATCACGGCACTCAATAAAGGATTGGAAGAATTCCCGGGCACCATTTTGTTCACTTCCCATGATCACCAGTTGATTCACTCCGTCGCCAATCGCATCATGGAGATTACACCACAAGGTTTGGTGGATAAGCAGACCACCTATGACGAATACCTGGAAGATCCCTCTCTCCAGGAGAAAATCAAGGGAATGTATGTTTAA